One window from the genome of Longimicrobium sp. encodes:
- a CDS encoding alpha/beta hydrolase, which yields MRTKTLLLAALALAACNDSPTTSILSPSLGAARDAAESAFSYNAPVTAEGYLSGADRVQLFYRVVGSGPDTTVVLTGGPGLALSYLDPDLRPLARGRTLIFFDQRGAGKSQLVFDPAQLTMEKHVADVEAVRQHFGIGRLQIIGHSWGAMVAPFYAAAHPATTERLVMVTPGPIETRYDAEFEATRQARTAPEVLQHQFELFGLLASGQSPDPVATCEELFAIWFPAYFYDPANIANFRGKWCDEPAAAANNLIFVLFAGRASLGQTWDLRPLLATVQAPALVIHGAGDAIPFASTSAYAEAMPNAELLVIDGASHFPWLEQPVETFTAINTFLRQGNL from the coding sequence GTGCGGACCAAGACCCTGCTCCTGGCGGCGCTCGCCCTCGCCGCGTGCAACGACTCGCCGACCACCAGCATCCTTTCCCCCTCGCTCGGCGCCGCGCGCGACGCCGCGGAGAGCGCGTTCTCGTACAACGCTCCCGTCACCGCCGAGGGCTACCTCTCCGGCGCGGACCGCGTGCAGCTCTTCTACCGCGTGGTGGGGAGCGGGCCCGACACCACTGTGGTGCTCACCGGCGGCCCCGGGCTGGCGCTCAGCTACCTGGACCCCGACCTGCGGCCGCTGGCGCGCGGCCGCACGCTGATCTTCTTCGACCAGCGCGGCGCCGGGAAGTCGCAGCTCGTCTTCGACCCCGCTCAGCTCACGATGGAGAAGCACGTGGCCGACGTCGAGGCCGTCCGCCAGCACTTCGGCATCGGCAGGCTGCAGATCATCGGGCACTCGTGGGGCGCCATGGTGGCCCCGTTCTACGCCGCCGCGCACCCGGCCACCACCGAGCGGCTGGTGATGGTCACCCCGGGCCCGATCGAGACCCGGTACGACGCCGAGTTCGAGGCCACCCGCCAGGCGCGCACCGCTCCCGAAGTGCTGCAGCACCAGTTCGAGCTGTTCGGGCTGCTGGCCAGCGGGCAGTCGCCCGACCCGGTGGCCACCTGCGAGGAGCTGTTCGCCATCTGGTTCCCCGCGTACTTCTACGACCCGGCCAACATCGCCAACTTCCGCGGGAAGTGGTGCGACGAGCCGGCGGCCGCGGCCAACAACCTGATCTTCGTGCTCTTCGCGGGCCGCGCCTCGCTGGGGCAGACGTGGGACCTGCGCCCGCTGCTGGCCACCGTGCAGGCTCCCGCGCTGGTGATCCACGGCGCCGGCGACGCCATCCCCTTCGCCAGCACCAGCGCCTACGCCGAGGCGATGCCGAACGCCGAGCTGCTGGTGATCGACGGCGCCAGCCACTTCCCCTGGCTGGAGCAGCCGGTCGAGACCTTCACCGCCATCAACACCTTCCTCCGCCAGGGCAACCTGTAG
- a CDS encoding sigma-54 dependent transcriptional regulator: MAEVVLITTEDLEPAVRLRGAFEEDGMRVELLASGETLSDAVGEPILLVVTGGLRERRARSLIAQARERGRMPIIGLTEATEPFGRDVCRQLGISECFPKPIDAEEVAMVGRRLIQREELREITGIVGETEEMEQVLERVVQIAPVNSTVLILGESGTGKELVARGIHALSPRRHRPFIAVNVAALPETLLESELFGHEKGSFTGATSLRKGFFELANGGTIFLDEIGEMPLSTQTKLLRVLEEREFRRVGGEDVLRVDVRVLAATNRDPREQVALGEFRRDLYHRLNVLRIELPPLRERRADVPRLIERFIREFSAQHDRPFVGIDPEAVRLLVEYDWPGNVRELRNLVESMVVLAPGRVIRPEDIPAEVRFHRGGERALLPVPLPRAPVQRAAGDGPPPELEMIFRTLFDLRMDLDDLRREFEIYRQRHREPVALPGLVPVQPAVTYMPPPPPEPEPPEERGVVVFRPGMTMMDMEREAIGAALREARGNRRRAAEMLGIGERTLYRKLKEYEIEL; the protein is encoded by the coding sequence GTGGCCGAAGTCGTTCTCATCACCACCGAAGACCTGGAGCCGGCGGTCCGGCTGCGCGGCGCGTTCGAGGAAGACGGGATGCGCGTGGAGCTGCTCGCGTCGGGCGAGACGCTCTCCGACGCCGTGGGCGAGCCGATCCTGCTGGTGGTCACCGGGGGCCTGCGCGAGCGGCGGGCGCGCTCGCTCATCGCACAGGCGAGGGAGAGGGGGAGGATGCCGATCATCGGGCTCACCGAGGCCACCGAGCCGTTCGGGAGGGACGTCTGCCGCCAGCTGGGGATCAGCGAGTGCTTCCCCAAGCCGATCGACGCCGAAGAGGTGGCCATGGTGGGCCGCCGGCTGATCCAGCGCGAGGAGCTGCGCGAGATCACCGGGATCGTGGGCGAGACCGAGGAGATGGAGCAGGTGCTGGAGCGGGTGGTGCAGATCGCCCCCGTCAACTCCACCGTGCTCATCCTGGGCGAGAGCGGCACGGGAAAGGAGCTGGTGGCGCGCGGCATCCACGCGCTCTCCCCGCGCCGGCACCGGCCCTTCATCGCCGTGAACGTGGCGGCGCTCCCCGAGACGCTGCTGGAGAGCGAGCTGTTCGGCCACGAGAAGGGCTCCTTCACCGGCGCCACCAGCCTGCGCAAGGGCTTCTTCGAGCTGGCCAACGGGGGCACCATCTTCCTGGACGAGATCGGCGAGATGCCGCTCTCGACGCAGACCAAGCTGCTCCGGGTGCTGGAGGAGCGCGAGTTCCGCCGCGTCGGCGGCGAGGACGTGCTGCGGGTGGACGTGCGCGTGCTGGCCGCCACCAACCGCGACCCGCGCGAGCAGGTGGCGCTGGGCGAGTTCCGCCGCGACCTGTACCACCGGCTGAACGTGCTGCGCATCGAGCTGCCGCCGCTGCGCGAGCGCCGCGCCGACGTCCCGCGCCTCATCGAGCGCTTCATCCGCGAGTTCAGCGCGCAGCACGACCGGCCGTTCGTGGGGATCGACCCCGAGGCGGTGCGGCTGCTGGTGGAGTACGACTGGCCGGGGAACGTGCGCGAGCTGCGCAACCTGGTGGAGTCGATGGTGGTGCTGGCCCCGGGGCGCGTGATCCGCCCCGAGGACATCCCGGCCGAGGTGCGCTTCCACCGCGGCGGCGAGCGGGCGCTGCTCCCGGTGCCGCTGCCGCGCGCGCCGGTGCAGCGCGCCGCCGGCGACGGCCCGCCGCCCGAGCTGGAGATGATCTTCCGCACGCTCTTCGACCTCAGGATGGACCTGGACGACCTGCGGCGCGAGTTCGAGATCTACCGCCAGCGCCACCGCGAGCCCGTGGCGCTCCCCGGGCTGGTGCCGGTGCAGCCCGCGGTCACCTACATGCCGCCCCCGCCGCCGGAGCCCGAGCCGCCCGAGGAGCGCGGCGTGGTGGTGTTCCGCCCGGGGATGACCATGATGGACATGGAGCGCGAGGCGATCGGCGCGGCGCTGCGCGAGGCCCGCGGCAACCGCCGCCGCGCCGCCGAGATGCTCGGCATCGGCGAGCGCACGCTGTACCGCAAGCTCAAGGAGTACGAGATCGAGCTGTAG
- the gcvT gene encoding glycine cleavage system aminomethyltransferase GcvT: MADATTLQRTPLHEEHLKLGAKMVPFAGYEMPVQYPAGITAEHNAVRTAAGLFDVSHMGEFEVRGERALEFVQHVTTNDASRLEVGQAQYSTLLNEDGKILDDLLVYRFPGHYMLVVNGANREKDFAWVSRFVDRFGVELADRSDDIALLALQGPKAEPILARITDEDLPSIRYYHFREGTVDGVPAVVSRTGYTGEDGFELYVASEHGARVWRRLLEVGAGDGLVACGLGSRDSLRLEMGMALYGNDLDEGRTPLEAGLGWVVKLDKGDFVGRGALVRQKEEGVKTRLVGFRLKERGFPRHGYPVRVDGRDAGEVTSGISSPTLGVGIGMAYVPAGAAKPGTEIGIVIRDRAIPAEVVKPPFHTTGTVKR, translated from the coding sequence ATGGCCGACGCGACGACTTTGCAGCGCACGCCGCTCCACGAAGAGCACCTGAAGCTGGGCGCCAAGATGGTCCCCTTCGCGGGGTACGAGATGCCCGTGCAGTACCCCGCCGGGATCACCGCCGAGCACAACGCGGTGCGCACCGCCGCCGGGCTCTTCGACGTGTCGCACATGGGCGAGTTCGAGGTGCGGGGCGAGCGCGCGCTGGAGTTCGTGCAGCACGTCACCACCAACGACGCCTCGCGGCTCGAGGTGGGGCAGGCGCAGTACTCCACGCTGCTCAACGAAGACGGGAAGATCCTGGACGACCTGCTCGTCTACCGCTTCCCCGGGCACTACATGCTGGTGGTCAACGGCGCCAACCGGGAGAAGGACTTCGCCTGGGTGTCGCGCTTCGTGGACCGCTTCGGCGTGGAACTCGCCGACCGCAGCGACGACATCGCCCTGCTCGCCCTCCAGGGCCCGAAGGCGGAGCCGATCCTCGCCCGGATCACCGACGAGGACCTGCCGTCGATCCGCTACTACCACTTCCGCGAGGGGACGGTGGACGGCGTCCCCGCCGTCGTCAGCCGCACCGGCTACACGGGCGAGGACGGCTTCGAGCTCTACGTCGCCTCCGAGCACGGCGCGCGGGTCTGGCGGCGGCTGCTGGAGGTCGGCGCGGGGGACGGGCTCGTCGCCTGCGGGCTGGGGAGCCGCGACTCGCTGCGCCTGGAGATGGGGATGGCGCTCTACGGCAACGACCTGGACGAGGGGCGGACTCCCCTGGAGGCGGGGCTCGGCTGGGTGGTCAAGCTCGACAAGGGCGACTTCGTGGGCCGCGGCGCGCTCGTGCGCCAGAAGGAGGAGGGGGTGAAGACGCGCCTGGTGGGCTTCCGCCTCAAGGAGCGCGGCTTCCCCCGGCACGGCTACCCGGTGCGGGTGGACGGGCGCGACGCGGGCGAGGTGACCAGCGGGATCTCGAGCCCCACGCTGGGCGTCGGCATCGGCATGGCGTACGTCCCCGCCGGGGCCGCGAAGCCGGGGACGGAGATCGGCATCGTCATCCGCGACCGCGCCATCCCCGCCGAGGTGGTGAAGCCCCCGTTCCACACGACCGGGACCGTCAAGCGCTGA
- a CDS encoding Lrp/AsnC family transcriptional regulator produces the protein MTAHARLDDIDLRLLELLQEHGRVSQHDLAVAVGLSSPAVGERVRKLEERGIIRGFTAVLDPKLLGRDVTAFIAVGIAGSQYYPEFRQRVGRHPEVLECHSITGQGSHLLKIRTESTSTLEGLLAEIQSWAGVQWTTTSLVLSTIKETSALQTRPRASPDGDGAGGRS, from the coding sequence GTGACCGCGCACGCACGCCTTGACGACATCGACCTGCGGCTCTTGGAGCTGCTCCAGGAGCACGGGCGCGTCTCGCAGCACGACCTGGCGGTGGCGGTGGGGCTCTCCTCGCCCGCGGTGGGCGAGCGGGTGCGCAAGCTCGAGGAGCGGGGGATCATCCGCGGCTTCACCGCCGTGCTCGACCCCAAGCTGCTGGGGCGCGACGTCACGGCGTTCATCGCGGTGGGGATCGCGGGGTCGCAGTACTACCCCGAGTTCCGCCAGCGGGTGGGCCGGCACCCCGAGGTGCTGGAGTGCCACTCGATCACCGGCCAGGGGAGCCACCTGCTGAAGATCCGCACCGAGAGCACCTCCACCCTGGAGGGGCTCCTGGCCGAGATCCAGAGCTGGGCGGGGGTGCAGTGGACCACCACCAGCCTGGTGCTCTCCACCATCAAGGAGACCAGCGCGCTGCAGACCCGGCCCCGCGCCTCGCCCGACGGCGACGGGGCGGGGGGCCGCTCCTGA
- a CDS encoding alpha-1,4-glucan--maltose-1-phosphate maltosyltransferase, whose protein sequence is MPGKIDASRKVVIECVQPELDCGRYAVKREVGDVVEVSADIFKEGHDAIAAAVRYRPEDEKRWRETRMRFFDNDRWKGAFLVDRNCRWLFTVVAWTDWFGTWQSDLRKKYDAGQNVVLELFEGAQLIATSAAQAPEPDAARLRAFLEEILGAEGGGVVHLHELDEKFEALAGALETGGDRTLADRVAAALDPELLALMEAHPIRSDLTEYDRVLPVQVDRVAARFAAWYELFPRSMSDDPGRHGTFRDVIAKLPYVRDMGFDVLYFPPIHPIGLQFRKGKNNTLGAGPDQPGSPYAIGGEAGGHRDVHPELGTLDDFRDLVAAAHAHGLEIALDFAIQVSPDHPYAKEHPGWFYVRPDGTIKYAENPPKKYQDIYPLNFYGDDWEGQWREWRDVILFWVEQGVKTFRVDNPHTKPVQFWEWMIREVQRDHPEVIFLSEAFTRPKMMKALAKAGFTQSYTYFTWRNFKGELAEYFTELTQSPMREYFRGNLFPNTPDILPEFLQRGGRPAFVIRAVLAATLSSVYGIYSGFELCENTPLAPGKEEYLDSEKYEIKAWDWDRPGNIRPLVTRLNEIRRQNPALQEYDNLRFYPADGDDVLFYGKMLPDRTSMVFVAVNLDPFATHETVLHFPLAEMGIGWHDPWEVEELLTGQRFFWHGADQWIRLENEWPARVFRVRAWRSSETGFDYFMAPTIV, encoded by the coding sequence ATGCCGGGGAAGATCGACGCCAGCCGCAAGGTGGTCATCGAGTGCGTGCAGCCCGAGCTGGACTGCGGCCGCTACGCCGTCAAGCGCGAGGTGGGCGACGTCGTCGAGGTCTCGGCCGACATCTTCAAGGAGGGGCACGACGCCATCGCCGCGGCCGTGCGCTACCGCCCGGAGGACGAGAAGCGGTGGCGCGAGACGCGGATGCGCTTCTTCGACAACGACCGCTGGAAGGGCGCGTTCCTGGTCGACCGCAACTGTCGCTGGCTCTTCACCGTGGTGGCGTGGACCGACTGGTTCGGCACCTGGCAGAGCGACCTGCGCAAGAAGTACGACGCGGGGCAGAACGTGGTGCTGGAGCTGTTCGAGGGCGCGCAGCTCATCGCCACCAGCGCCGCGCAGGCGCCCGAGCCCGACGCCGCCCGCCTGCGCGCCTTCCTGGAGGAGATCCTGGGCGCCGAGGGCGGCGGCGTGGTCCACCTGCACGAGTTGGACGAGAAGTTCGAGGCGCTGGCCGGGGCGCTGGAGACGGGCGGCGACCGCACGCTGGCCGACCGCGTGGCCGCCGCGCTCGACCCCGAGCTGCTGGCGCTCATGGAGGCGCACCCGATCCGCTCCGACCTCACCGAGTACGACCGCGTGCTCCCGGTCCAGGTGGACCGCGTGGCCGCGCGCTTCGCCGCCTGGTACGAGCTGTTCCCGCGTTCCATGTCCGACGACCCCGGCCGCCACGGCACCTTCCGCGACGTGATCGCGAAGCTGCCGTACGTGCGCGACATGGGCTTCGACGTCCTCTACTTCCCCCCGATCCACCCGATCGGGCTGCAGTTCCGCAAGGGGAAGAACAACACGCTGGGCGCGGGGCCCGACCAGCCGGGCTCGCCGTACGCCATCGGGGGCGAGGCGGGGGGGCACCGGGACGTGCACCCGGAGCTGGGGACGCTGGACGACTTCCGCGACCTGGTGGCGGCGGCGCACGCGCACGGGCTGGAGATCGCGCTCGACTTCGCCATCCAGGTCTCGCCCGACCACCCGTACGCCAAGGAGCACCCGGGGTGGTTCTACGTGCGCCCCGACGGCACCATCAAGTACGCCGAGAACCCGCCCAAGAAGTACCAGGACATCTACCCGCTGAACTTCTACGGCGACGACTGGGAGGGGCAGTGGCGCGAGTGGCGCGACGTGATCCTCTTCTGGGTGGAGCAGGGGGTGAAGACGTTCCGCGTCGACAACCCGCACACCAAGCCGGTGCAGTTCTGGGAGTGGATGATCCGCGAGGTGCAGCGGGACCACCCCGAGGTGATCTTCCTCTCCGAGGCGTTCACGCGGCCCAAGATGATGAAGGCGCTGGCGAAGGCCGGCTTCACGCAGAGCTACACCTACTTCACCTGGCGCAACTTCAAGGGCGAGCTGGCCGAGTACTTCACCGAGCTCACGCAGAGCCCGATGCGGGAGTACTTCCGCGGCAACCTCTTCCCCAACACGCCCGACATCCTGCCGGAGTTCCTGCAGCGCGGAGGTCGGCCGGCGTTCGTGATCCGCGCCGTGCTGGCCGCCACGCTCTCCTCGGTCTACGGGATCTACAGCGGCTTCGAGCTGTGCGAGAACACGCCGCTGGCGCCGGGGAAGGAGGAGTACCTGGACAGCGAGAAGTACGAGATCAAGGCGTGGGACTGGGACCGCCCGGGGAACATCCGCCCGCTCGTCACCCGGCTGAACGAGATCCGCCGCCAGAACCCGGCGCTGCAGGAGTACGACAACCTGCGCTTCTACCCGGCCGACGGCGACGACGTGCTGTTCTACGGGAAGATGCTCCCCGACCGCACCAGCATGGTGTTCGTGGCGGTGAACCTGGACCCGTTCGCCACGCACGAGACGGTGCTGCACTTCCCGCTGGCCGAGATGGGGATCGGCTGGCACGACCCGTGGGAGGTGGAGGAGCTGCTCACCGGCCAGCGCTTCTTCTGGCACGGCGCCGACCAGTGGATCCGCCTGGAGAACGAGTGGCCCGCGCGCGTCTTCCGCGTGCGCGCCTGGCGCAGCTCGGAGACGGGGTTCGACTACTTCATGGCGCCGACGATCGTTTGA
- a CDS encoding glutamine synthetase III — protein MPKPVARFDALAAAKGWEPEKNGFSAVPESEPMDIESIFGTNTFGLAEMRARLPKPVFKTLLSTVEHGQTLDPTVADVVAIAMKEWAVEKGASHFTHWFQPLTGSTAEKHDSFITPNAGGGAVAEFGGKELIQGEPDASSFPSGGLRATFEARGYTAWDPTSPAFIVDSPAGCYLAIPTAFASWTGEALDTKIPLLRSINALDEQARRALRLFGVESRRVMATCGPEQEFFLIDQEFYYRRPDLVTTGRTLFGAKPPRGQEMEDHYFGSIQDRVLAFMTEVERELYRLGVPVKTRHNEVAPGQFEMAPIYENANLAADHQQLMMLTLRKVARKYGMVALLHEKPFAGVNGSGKHLNWSLGTESANLLEPGDNPHDNMQFLFFCTAVLRAVDRHQDLIRASVAYAGNDHRLGANEAPPAIISVFLGDQLTDIFEQIERSGSATESKQGGLLGLGAPVLPHLPAHAGDRNRTSPFAFTGNKFEFRALGSSQSVSFPATVLNTIMAESLDEMSTALEAEMAKGTDFEEALQKLIASEIRRVKRIVFNGDGYSEEWHREAEARGLLNMRTTLDALETLPSEKNRTMFAKFGVLTERELESRHEIALDQYFKTVNIEGETTADIAATMLLPAAVRYLNDLLAAAERASTLGVGSDGVTATVRQVSRLVDELRAALDTLTEQNAELGGEEVHEKAHHMRDHIIPAMAAVRAAADRLEKIVPDDYWPLPTYRDMLFVK, from the coding sequence ATGCCCAAGCCCGTCGCCCGCTTCGACGCCCTGGCCGCCGCCAAGGGATGGGAGCCCGAGAAGAACGGCTTTTCCGCCGTGCCCGAGTCCGAGCCGATGGACATCGAGTCGATCTTCGGCACCAACACCTTCGGGCTGGCCGAGATGCGCGCGCGCCTCCCCAAGCCGGTCTTCAAGACCCTCCTCTCCACCGTGGAGCACGGCCAGACGCTCGACCCCACCGTGGCCGACGTGGTGGCGATCGCCATGAAGGAGTGGGCGGTGGAGAAGGGCGCCAGCCACTTCACCCACTGGTTCCAGCCGCTCACCGGGAGCACCGCCGAGAAGCACGACTCGTTCATCACCCCCAACGCGGGCGGCGGCGCGGTGGCCGAGTTCGGCGGCAAGGAGCTGATCCAGGGCGAGCCCGACGCCTCGAGCTTCCCCTCCGGCGGGTTGCGCGCGACGTTCGAGGCGCGCGGCTACACGGCGTGGGACCCGACGAGCCCCGCCTTCATCGTCGACTCGCCGGCCGGGTGCTACCTGGCGATCCCCACCGCGTTCGCGTCGTGGACGGGCGAGGCGCTCGACACCAAGATTCCGCTCCTGCGCTCGATCAACGCGCTCGACGAGCAGGCCCGGCGCGCGCTCAGGCTCTTCGGCGTGGAGAGCCGGCGGGTGATGGCCACCTGCGGGCCCGAGCAGGAGTTCTTCCTGATCGACCAGGAGTTCTACTACCGCCGCCCCGACCTGGTGACCACCGGCCGCACGCTCTTCGGCGCCAAGCCGCCGCGCGGGCAGGAGATGGAGGACCACTACTTCGGCTCCATCCAGGACCGGGTGCTGGCGTTCATGACCGAGGTGGAGCGCGAGCTGTACCGGCTGGGGGTGCCGGTGAAGACGCGGCACAACGAGGTGGCGCCCGGGCAGTTCGAGATGGCGCCGATCTACGAGAACGCCAACCTGGCGGCCGACCACCAGCAGCTGATGATGCTCACGCTGCGCAAGGTGGCGCGGAAGTACGGGATGGTGGCGCTCCTGCACGAGAAGCCGTTCGCGGGGGTCAACGGCAGCGGGAAGCACCTGAACTGGTCGCTGGGCACCGAGAGCGCCAACCTGCTGGAGCCGGGCGACAACCCGCACGACAACATGCAGTTCCTCTTCTTCTGCACGGCCGTGCTGAGGGCGGTGGACCGGCACCAGGACCTGATCCGCGCCTCGGTGGCGTACGCGGGGAACGACCACCGGCTGGGGGCCAACGAGGCGCCGCCGGCCATTATCTCCGTGTTCCTGGGCGACCAGCTCACCGACATCTTCGAGCAGATCGAGCGGAGCGGGTCGGCGACGGAGAGCAAGCAGGGCGGGCTGCTGGGCCTCGGCGCGCCGGTCTTGCCGCACCTCCCGGCGCACGCGGGCGACCGCAACCGCACCAGCCCCTTCGCCTTCACGGGGAACAAGTTCGAGTTCCGCGCGCTCGGCAGCTCGCAGTCGGTGTCGTTCCCGGCCACGGTGCTCAACACCATCATGGCCGAGTCGCTGGACGAGATGTCGACGGCGCTGGAGGCCGAGATGGCGAAGGGGACGGACTTCGAGGAGGCGCTGCAGAAGCTGATCGCCAGCGAGATCCGGCGCGTGAAGCGCATCGTCTTCAACGGCGACGGCTACAGCGAGGAGTGGCACCGGGAGGCGGAAGCACGCGGGCTGCTGAACATGCGCACCACGCTCGACGCGCTGGAGACGCTGCCGAGCGAGAAGAACCGCACCATGTTCGCGAAGTTCGGCGTGCTCACCGAGCGCGAGCTGGAGAGCCGCCACGAGATCGCGCTCGACCAGTACTTCAAGACGGTGAACATCGAGGGCGAGACCACGGCCGACATCGCCGCCACCATGCTGCTGCCGGCGGCGGTGCGCTACCTGAACGACCTGCTGGCGGCGGCCGAGCGGGCGAGCACGCTGGGGGTGGGGTCCGACGGCGTGACGGCGACAGTCCGGCAGGTGAGCCGGCTGGTCGACGAGCTGCGCGCGGCGCTTGACACGCTCACCGAGCAGAACGCGGAGCTGGGCGGCGAGGAGGTGCACGAGAAGGCGCACCACATGCGCGACCACATCATCCCCGCCATGGCCGCCGTGCGCGCGGCGGCCGACCGGCTGGAGAAGATCGTTCCCGACGACTACTGGCCGCTGCCGACGTACCGCGACATGCTGTTCGTGAAGTAG